One segment of Tamlana crocina DNA contains the following:
- a CDS encoding protein-disulfide reductase DsbD domain-containing protein, whose amino-acid sequence MKYKSIKTILLVIALACFSLGHAQILEPVKWNTSVNKISDTEYELIATATIETGWHLYSQQVPEGGPIATTFTYSSTKDYLKKGNTSEEKGHTVNDPIFEMEIKYFENEANFKQQIKLKSKAPFTVNGTVEFMVCDDSRCLPPTEADLVFNIK is encoded by the coding sequence ATGAAATATAAATCAATAAAAACGATACTATTAGTAATTGCCTTAGCGTGTTTTTCATTAGGTCATGCGCAAATACTAGAACCTGTAAAATGGAATACTTCGGTCAATAAAATTTCCGATACAGAATACGAACTCATAGCGACGGCCACTATAGAAACAGGTTGGCATTTATATTCGCAGCAAGTACCAGAAGGTGGTCCAATAGCCACAACTTTTACTTATTCAAGTACAAAAGACTACTTAAAAAAGGGAAACACTTCAGAAGAAAAAGGACATACCGTAAATGATCCTATTTTTGAAATGGAAATTAAATATTTCGAGAATGAAGCCAATTTTAAACAACAAATAAAGCTCAAGTCAAAAGCCCCATTTACCGTTAATGGTACTGTAGAATTCATGGTTTGCGACGATAGTAGATGTTTGCCGCCAACCGAAGCCGATTTAGTTTTTAATATCAAATAG
- a CDS encoding cytochrome c biogenesis protein CcdA — protein MKKILFVLAAFICSLAVFAQILEPVKWSTSVEKISDTEYILVSKATIENGWHLYSQNVPVDGPIPTSFIYDDGAGAIQIVGNTSEEEGHTVDDPIFEMKIKFFEKTATFKQKIQLKESVETIDGFVEFMVCDDTRCLPPTEVDLTFNLNNNTAADTKSVTVSEDSDWGATNDDENTNPEAKKGLWAIFFIAFLSGFAALLTPCVFPMIPMTVSFFTKQSKNKAVGIKNAIIYGICIIIIYVLLGTAVTGIFGADALNALATNVWFNIIFFLLLVVFALSFLGAFEIMLPNSWANKVDSQADRGGLLGIFFMALALAIVSFSCTGPIVGTLLVEAASKGGLAPIIGMFGFSLAIALPFALFAAFPGWLNSLPKSGGWLNTVKVVLGFLELALAFKFLSQADLVLQAHLLEREVFLAIWIAVFGTLAFYLFGKIQLPHDSPLTHISVGRLGLGLLVLSFTIYMIPGLWGAPLNLISAFPPPQEYSESPYGVGYTKVGAAMSAAHSELPDGAHLLAPHDILAFNDYDKGLAYAKEVGKPVMIDFTGWACVNCRKMEQNVWPKPEVLNMLKNDVVLISLYVDDKRPLETSEVTESQLKPGKQLKYIGQKWSELQTIKYKANSQPFYVLMDHNEYNLTTPVGYTPDVEAYKNWLQTGIENFKKATDK, from the coding sequence ATGAAGAAAATTCTTTTTGTATTAGCGGCATTTATATGTTCATTAGCCGTATTTGCACAAATTTTAGAGCCAGTAAAATGGTCAACTTCAGTTGAAAAAATATCTGATACGGAATACATTTTAGTCTCAAAAGCAACTATAGAAAATGGTTGGCATTTATACTCGCAAAATGTGCCAGTAGATGGGCCTATACCAACCTCGTTTATCTATGATGATGGCGCTGGTGCGATTCAAATTGTCGGTAATACTTCGGAAGAAGAAGGGCATACTGTTGATGATCCTATTTTTGAGATGAAAATTAAGTTTTTCGAAAAAACAGCAACTTTCAAACAAAAAATACAGTTAAAAGAATCGGTTGAAACCATTGATGGCTTTGTTGAATTTATGGTTTGCGACGATACACGTTGTTTACCACCAACCGAAGTCGATTTAACTTTTAATTTAAACAATAACACTGCAGCTGATACGAAGTCAGTAACAGTAAGTGAAGATAGCGATTGGGGCGCAACAAATGATGATGAAAATACAAATCCAGAAGCCAAAAAAGGACTTTGGGCGATTTTCTTCATTGCATTTTTATCAGGTTTTGCCGCTTTACTAACGCCATGTGTATTCCCAATGATACCTATGACGGTGAGTTTCTTTACCAAGCAAAGTAAAAACAAAGCGGTTGGAATTAAAAATGCCATTATTTACGGTATTTGTATCATCATTATTTATGTGCTTTTAGGTACAGCCGTAACAGGAATATTTGGAGCCGATGCCTTAAATGCGTTAGCGACAAACGTTTGGTTTAATATTATTTTCTTTTTACTGTTAGTGGTTTTTGCACTCTCATTTTTAGGCGCTTTCGAAATCATGCTACCTAATTCATGGGCAAACAAAGTAGATTCGCAAGCAGATCGCGGTGGTTTATTGGGTATCTTTTTTATGGCATTAGCTTTGGCCATTGTGTCGTTTTCGTGCACAGGGCCAATTGTCGGAACTTTACTGGTTGAAGCAGCTTCAAAAGGTGGTTTAGCTCCAATTATTGGTATGTTTGGGTTTTCATTAGCTATAGCATTACCATTTGCTTTATTTGCAGCTTTCCCAGGATGGTTAAACTCTTTGCCAAAATCTGGAGGATGGTTAAATACGGTAAAAGTGGTTTTAGGCTTTTTAGAGTTAGCTTTAGCCTTTAAATTTTTATCACAAGCCGATTTAGTTTTACAAGCGCATTTACTAGAGCGTGAGGTATTTTTAGCCATATGGATTGCCGTTTTTGGTACGTTGGCATTTTACCTTTTCGGAAAAATTCAATTACCTCACGATTCACCATTAACGCATATTTCTGTGGGTAGATTAGGACTTGGGTTACTCGTGTTATCGTTTACCATTTATATGATTCCTGGTTTATGGGGCGCACCATTAAATTTAATAAGTGCTTTTCCACCACCACAAGAGTATAGCGAGTCGCCTTATGGCGTTGGTTATACAAAAGTAGGAGCAGCTATGTCAGCTGCACACAGCGAGCTGCCAGATGGCGCTCACTTATTAGCACCACACGATATTCTAGCGTTTAACGATTACGATAAAGGATTAGCTTACGCTAAAGAAGTTGGTAAACCCGTGATGATAGATTTTACAGGTTGGGCATGTGTAAATTGCCGAAAAATGGAACAGAACGTATGGCCTAAGCCAGAGGTTTTAAATATGCTTAAAAACGATGTGGTTTTAATTTCGTTATACGTTGATGATAAGCGCCCGTTGGAAACTAGCGAAGTTACCGAATCTCAATTAAAACCGGGGAAACAATTAAAATATATTGGCCAAAAATGGAGCGAATTACAAACCATAAAATATAAGGCTAATTCGCAACCGTTTTACGTACTTATGGATCATAACGAATACAATTTAACCACTCCTGTTGGTTACACTCCAGATGTTGAGGCTTATAAAAATTGGTTGCAAACGGGTATAGAAAACTTTAAAAAAGCAACAGATAAATAA